CTTCGGGGCGGATGGCGATGCCGCGCGCGATACACAAGCGCTGCTGCTGGCCGCCCGAGAGACCGTAGCCGCTCTGGTTCAGCTTGTCCTTCACTTCGTTCCAGAGCGCGGCCTTCGTGAGCGCCCACTCCACGCGGTCGTCCATTTCCGGACGCGACAGCGTTTCGAACATCTTCACGCCGAACGCGATGTTGTCGTAAATCGACATCGGGAACGGGGTCGGCTTCTGGAACACCATGCCGATACGCGCGCGCAAGAGCGAGATGTCGCGCTTCGTCGTCAGCAGGTTTTCGCCTTCCATCAGGATCTCGCCTTCGGCCCGTTGTTCCGGGTAGAGCGCGAACATCTTGTTGAAGGTGCGCAGCAGCGTGGACTTGCCGCAGCCCGACGGGCCGATGAACGCCGTTACCTTGCCTTCGGGAATCTGCAGGTTGATGTTCTTCAGCGCGTGGTACTTGCCGTAGAAGAAGTTCAGGTCCTTCACTTCGATCTTCGGCTTGCCGAGCGCGGGCAACTGACCGTTCTGGGCGGGGTCCGCGGGTTTGAAACCAGCCGAGGGCGTAGTGCCGTGCGCGGCGGTGTTGAGGTGACTCTCTGCCATGTTCATCGGATGACTCCGCCCTTACTTGTTCGAAAAGACCGTGCGCGCGAGGACGTTCAGGCCCAGCACGCCCAGCGTGATCAGGAAAACGCCGGCCCACGCGAGCGATTGCCACTGCGAAAACGGGCTCATCGCAAACTTGTAGATCGTGACCGGCAGGTTCGCCATCGGTTGATTCATGTTCAAGCTGAAGAACTGGTTCGACAGCGCGGTGAAGAGGAGCGGCGCGGTTTCGCCGGCGATACGCGCCACGGCGAGCAGCACACCCGTCACGATGCCGGCGATCGACGCCTTCAGCGTGATCGAGAGCACCATCTTCCACTTCGGCGTGCCGAGCGCGAAGGCCGCTTCACGCAGCGCATTCGGCACGAGCTTCAGCATGTTTTCGGTCGTGCGGATCACGATCGGGATCTGCAGCAGCGCGAGACCGATCGCGCCGGCCCAGCCGCTGAAGTGACCCATCTTCGCGACCACGAGCGCATAGACGAACAGACCCACGACGATCGACGGCGCCGACAACAGAATGTCGTTGATAAAGCGCGTCACGCCCGCGAGCCAGCCCTTCTGGCCGTATTCGGCGAGATAGATGCCCGCGAGAATGCCGATCGGCGTGCCGACCAGCGTCGCGATGCCCACCAGCAACAGGCTGCCGACGATGGCGTTGGCGAGACCGCCGCCATCCGTGTTCGGCGGCGGCGTGGAC
The Paraburkholderia acidisoli genome window above contains:
- the pstB gene encoding phosphate ABC transporter ATP-binding protein PstB; protein product: MAESHLNTAAHGTTPSAGFKPADPAQNGQLPALGKPKIEVKDLNFFYGKYHALKNINLQIPEGKVTAFIGPSGCGKSTLLRTFNKMFALYPEQRAEGEILMEGENLLTTKRDISLLRARIGMVFQKPTPFPMSIYDNIAFGVKMFETLSRPEMDDRVEWALTKAALWNEVKDKLNQSGYGLSGGQQQRLCIARGIAIRPEVLLLDEPCSALDPISTGRIEELIAELKSDYTVVIVTHNMQQAARCSDYTAYMYLGELIEFGDTEKIFIKPVRKETEDYITGRFG
- the pstA gene encoding phosphate ABC transporter permease PstA produces the protein MSEPLMKIPGAIYGPELERMRDKLQSRRRVTNAIALTCSLAAMAFGIIWLVWILYTTLSLGIGGLSVELFTQSTPPPNTDGGGLANAIVGSLLLVGIATLVGTPIGILAGIYLAEYGQKGWLAGVTRFINDILLSAPSIVVGLFVYALVVAKMGHFSGWAGAIGLALLQIPIVIRTTENMLKLVPNALREAAFALGTPKWKMVLSITLKASIAGIVTGVLLAVARIAGETAPLLFTALSNQFFSLNMNQPMANLPVTIYKFAMSPFSQWQSLAWAGVFLITLGVLGLNVLARTVFSNK